TCAATACGCGGAACGTGACAACTTTGACATGTTATATTGGTTTGAGAAAACACTGAATTGTTCCACTCATGATAAATGGCCTGCTCAACAAACTTTTCACCTGTCGGAAGACCATTCAGATCAACTGAGTTTGTCAATAGCGTGTGGCATGAAGCACACAGTCGCGAATCGTTCACATGATTGCTATGTACCGGAGTATAACCGGTATTGAAAAACATGGGATTGGCAAATGGACTGGCAAATGGCCCCCAGATGATCTTGTTTGTGCCAGTAATGAAAGTTCCAGAAAAGTACCCCAACGAACCCGGCGTAATTTGATGGCACACCGTGCATTGGACACCATCCATTGCCAGCGGGTCATTTTTCATTTCAGCAAGAGAATATAAAGCCTGTCCTGAATGATGTGCATTGACATTGCCAACGGGTGCATGGCAGGTAGTGCACACATTCTCCAGGGTTTCTTTGTGAGCTGGATTCACCAGGCCTTCATGACTTACTTTTGCCTGCCAGAGCGGGTCTTTTGCCGAGTTGGCCATCATCGTCGAGCGCCAGTCGTTGGCAATGGCCACTGATTTTCCCTGCAGGTTGACCATTGAATTGTGACACAATGCACAGGTTCCCGATCCTGCGAACAAATCATTATAGCCCTGAGGCAAGTCTGTATTCCGGTTGATGCGTGAAATCAATTCATCACCAATGCCCCCTGCTGTTTTCACTGTTGTTGGTCTTGTAAAAGCAATGAACAACAGTGCTATAAAAAATAATGGCGGGATGTAATATAATTTGCTCAGGTTCATATTTTGGCTTTTTTCAGGGAAATAATAGCTTTTAATTCGGATGCAAAACTACCGTACACAACCTGACTGGCAGTTATGAAATTCAAATTGATTTGTACAAGATTTTAAGATAGAAATCAATTGTAATAAAAACCGGTTATGTTTGCGACGGTTTTTTTCAATTGAATTTGATAAGATAGTAAAGGAATGGCAAAGCAACGAATTTTACTTCCGGATATACTTAAAGGGGTTGCAGTGATTTTTATGATCCAGGTTCACATCATGAAACTGTTTGCAACTACTGAAGTACTTGAAAGTTTTGCCGGGAAGCTTACACTGTTTTTTGGCGGCCCACCGGCAGCACCGGTTTTTATGGCTGTTATGGGTTTTTTTATTGCTACATCAAATAAGAAACCTACACAAGACCTGCAAAGGGGTTTCAAACTGATCGGGCTTGGTTTTTTGCTCAACATCGGGATGAACATCCATGTACTGACTAAAATTTTTACAGGCGCCCTCGACCTGAATCCATGGCATTACTTATTTGGTGTGGATATTCTTTTTCTTGCAGGGCTCAGCATCATTTTACTTACATCCATGAAATACCTTTTTGGGAAAAAGCTGCTACCCTTTATCTTACTTTCAGCCATAGCAGCTTTTATTCATCATTTTTTGCCTGTTCATCAAGGAGAAATAACCTGGATAACCTACTTTCAGTCTTTTTTCTGGGGAGAATTTGCATGGTCCTATTTCCCTTTTCTTCCCTGGATTATTTATCCCACAGTTGGATTTATTTTCAGAATCGTTCTCGAAAACTACCAATTGGAGCAAGTATCTTCAAAGGGACTTGTTTATTTCATTTTTTCATTATTGATAATCCTTTGGATTTCATTACCGATGGCTTTTGATGTTCCCTACTCCTTAACCGGTAGATATTACCAAAAACCATTTCTGGTTGCTTGGGTCCTGCTGTTTTTACTTTTTTGGGTCATGCTTTTTAAATACTGGACAGTTAATCGCAGTCAGTGGCCTTTTTTCAGTTATCTGGCCTGGGTAGGAGAAAATGTGACAGTCTTTTATGTTTTTCAATGGCTCATCATTGGCAACCTGGCCACAGCAATTT
The Bacteroidales bacterium DNA segment above includes these coding regions:
- a CDS encoding DUF1624 domain-containing protein; the protein is MAKQRILLPDILKGVAVIFMIQVHIMKLFATTEVLESFAGKLTLFFGGPPAAPVFMAVMGFFIATSNKKPTQDLQRGFKLIGLGFLLNIGMNIHVLTKIFTGALDLNPWHYLFGVDILFLAGLSIILLTSMKYLFGKKLLPFILLSAIAAFIHHFLPVHQGEITWITYFQSFFWGEFAWSYFPFLPWIIYPTVGFIFRIVLENYQLEQVSSKGLVYFIFSLLIILWISLPMAFDVPYSLTGRYYQKPFLVAWVLLFLLFWVMLFKYWTVNRSQWPFFSYLAWVGENVTVFYVFQWLIIGNLATAIYRTQHGIMLVLWFIAILIISSFLVFIWKKLSVSRKRSQSFVV